A stretch of the Kushneria konosiri genome encodes the following:
- the uraH gene encoding hydroxyisourate hydrolase: protein MKTLTTLSVAVLLSGASTLAMAATNPISVHVLNTQTGKPSSGVEVKLEHQTDNGWETVATDTTSEDGRISALFPEGETLESGVYRAVFGTGDWYKKQDISTFFPEITVPFQVDNVDQHYHIPLLLSPYAYSTYRGS, encoded by the coding sequence ATGAAGACACTGACGACTTTAAGCGTTGCCGTGCTGTTAAGCGGTGCCTCGACGCTGGCCATGGCGGCCACCAACCCGATCAGCGTGCACGTGCTCAATACTCAGACGGGCAAGCCCTCTTCGGGTGTCGAGGTCAAGCTGGAACATCAGACTGACAATGGCTGGGAAACCGTCGCCACCGATACCACCAGTGAAGACGGACGCATTTCGGCACTGTTCCCCGAGGGCGAAACTCTTGAGTCAGGCGTGTATCGGGCGGTTTTTGGAACCGGCGACTGGTACAAAAAGCAGGATATCTCCACATTCTTTCCTGAAATTACTGTCCCGTTTCAGGTCGATAATGTCGATCAGCACTATCACATTCCGCTGCTGTTGAGCCCGTACGCTTACTCGACCTATCGTGGCAGCTGA
- a CDS encoding glutathione S-transferase family protein translates to MTLYGVPLSPFVRKVLLVAHELDITLDTIEVPPHSDDPDFRRISVTGRIPAFSDGSIELVDSSGISRYLIMQADSDLMGGQDPRRQAQIVGWERFADDDLAPALTDVFIERVVKPVRLGQPTDESVVEVALQRKLPPVWGRLERLLTVGGAWLVDGEFSYADLVLGTHLASAELARALPNESDYPSIVSWHRRIQSRAAYSSMMESV, encoded by the coding sequence ATGACACTGTACGGCGTCCCATTATCCCCCTTTGTCCGCAAGGTGTTGCTGGTAGCCCACGAACTCGATATCACCCTCGATACGATCGAGGTGCCGCCCCATAGTGATGATCCGGATTTTCGCCGCATTAGTGTCACAGGGCGCATCCCGGCCTTTAGTGACGGATCGATCGAACTCGTAGACTCCTCGGGCATTAGCCGCTATCTGATCATGCAGGCCGATAGTGATCTCATGGGTGGGCAGGATCCTCGGCGTCAGGCTCAAATTGTTGGCTGGGAACGTTTTGCCGATGACGATCTGGCCCCGGCGCTGACTGATGTGTTCATCGAGCGCGTGGTCAAGCCCGTGCGTCTCGGTCAACCGACGGACGAGTCGGTCGTTGAGGTGGCACTTCAACGCAAACTTCCCCCGGTCTGGGGTCGTCTCGAGCGTCTGCTGACAGTGGGCGGCGCATGGTTAGTGGACGGCGAATTCAGCTATGCCGATCTCGTGCTGGGGACGCATCTGGCCAGTGCCGAGCTTGCCCGGGCGCTGCCCAACGAATCCGATTATCCGAGCATTGTGTCTTGGCATCGTCGAATTCAGTCGCGAGCGGCCTACAGCTCGATGATGGAAAGCGTATAG
- a CDS encoding methylenetetrahydrofolate reductase C-terminal domain-containing protein translates to MALTHKNAAFLAQVPGVTISPSMRDLLAAEEAISRTYARERSIVRLGLQIVGLRLMGYAVIHLSGVHTVAKLHALEQVIAAQRTEIQTLDQWAAAWEASWQMNGLPIVTLHPQHADWHLGQSKVRATQKEQRHYYLLSALHSLLFSRNNPVSRGFGWILKRRLWHTSYGKRWLHQLERGLKRPVVGCDTCGTCRLEETLYICPETCPKGLANGPCGGTRLNRCEFNDREYIHSVKYRTARSTGQTHVLTDRLIPCVDADSRHQSFWPRWFTSPLEDERHNRNRSEDALKDIE, encoded by the coding sequence ATGGCACTAACGCATAAAAACGCCGCTTTTTTGGCGCAGGTTCCCGGCGTGACTATTTCGCCTTCAATGCGCGACCTGCTGGCCGCAGAAGAAGCCATCTCCCGTACATATGCTCGGGAGCGCAGCATTGTTCGCCTTGGATTGCAGATCGTTGGTCTGCGTCTGATGGGATATGCCGTCATTCATCTGTCGGGCGTCCATACCGTGGCAAAGCTGCACGCCCTGGAACAGGTCATTGCTGCTCAACGAACAGAGATACAGACGCTGGATCAATGGGCCGCCGCATGGGAGGCCAGTTGGCAGATGAACGGCCTGCCGATCGTGACCTTGCACCCGCAACATGCCGATTGGCACCTGGGCCAATCAAAGGTCCGCGCAACTCAAAAGGAACAGCGGCACTATTACTTGCTGTCGGCTCTCCATTCCCTGCTTTTTAGTCGTAACAACCCCGTGAGTCGGGGATTTGGCTGGATACTCAAGCGTCGCCTGTGGCACACATCGTATGGCAAGCGCTGGCTTCATCAATTGGAACGCGGCCTGAAAAGACCGGTAGTGGGATGTGATACCTGCGGCACCTGCCGTCTTGAAGAGACCCTGTATATTTGCCCGGAAACCTGCCCCAAGGGACTTGCGAACGGCCCCTGCGGCGGCACCCGGCTCAACCGTTGTGAGTTCAACGATCGTGAATACATACACAGCGTCAAGTACAGAACAGCCAGAAGCACGGGACAGACACACGTACTTACCGACCGATTGATCCCATGCGTAGATGCCGATTCCCGACATCAAAGCTTCTGGCCTCGCTGGTTTACGTCACCTTTGGAAGATGAGCGCCACAACAGGAACAGATCAGAAGATGCATTGAAAGATATTGAATAG
- a CDS encoding methylenetetrahydrofolate reductase, producing the protein MLRKALQEQHFVCVVEFVPKCSGEGFIAFEQLMQCSRLCDWPMMAAVADRVGSNADLSPITAFSQLRRPFPTLLHFSGKDRERHHLLAQLERMDAMGLDQLLILSSDRVPGHKPGQNTVRYLESVAALQIVRQARPT; encoded by the coding sequence ATGTTGAGAAAAGCACTGCAGGAACAACATTTTGTCTGCGTGGTTGAGTTTGTCCCGAAATGTTCCGGCGAAGGCTTTATCGCCTTCGAGCAGCTCATGCAGTGCTCCAGGCTATGCGATTGGCCAATGATGGCAGCAGTGGCCGATCGGGTCGGCAGCAATGCCGATCTCTCACCGATAACGGCATTCTCACAACTGAGGCGTCCCTTCCCGACGCTGCTTCACTTTTCCGGCAAGGACCGGGAACGTCATCATCTGCTGGCGCAGCTGGAAAGAATGGACGCCATGGGTCTGGACCAGCTGCTGATTCTCAGTAGCGATCGCGTTCCCGGTCACAAGCCCGGCCAGAACACCGTCCGCTATCTGGAATCGGTAGCTGCCCTGCAGATCGTCCGTCAGGCCAGGCCGACCTAA
- a CDS encoding DUF1852 domain-containing protein — MNEKFAFNIKSIGFDEHYRPSDSTRTTTNFANLARGEKRQENLRNTLKMINNRFNALAHWDNSEGDRYTVELDIISVEMAVCSACASDALPLIEILKTSIVDGKFNKRMEGIAGNNFSSYVRDYDFSIRLLEHNKDRPTFSVPDNFGALHGKLFECFVNSSAYQERFNKPPVICISVSGSKTYHRTENYHPVLGVEYRQDESSLTDEYFKKMGLKVRYFMPKGSVAPLAFYFFGDLLNDYTNLELIGTISTMDTFQKIYRPEIYNANSAAEKSYQPSLAHQDYSLTRIVYDREERSRLGIEQGRFVEEHFIKPYQALLEQWFATDAR, encoded by the coding sequence ATGAATGAAAAGTTTGCGTTCAATATTAAAAGCATTGGTTTCGATGAGCATTATCGACCCTCGGACAGTACGCGCACTACCACCAACTTTGCCAACCTGGCCAGAGGAGAGAAGCGACAAGAAAACCTGCGCAATACCCTGAAGATGATTAACAATCGCTTCAATGCATTGGCACATTGGGACAATTCTGAAGGCGATCGCTACACCGTTGAGCTTGATATCATTTCCGTTGAAATGGCGGTGTGTTCTGCATGCGCCAGTGATGCTCTGCCTTTGATCGAGATATTGAAGACCAGCATTGTTGATGGAAAATTCAATAAGCGTATGGAAGGTATTGCGGGTAACAATTTCTCTTCTTATGTGCGGGATTACGACTTCAGCATTCGTTTGCTGGAACACAACAAGGATCGACCGACGTTTAGCGTTCCAGACAATTTTGGAGCGTTGCACGGCAAGCTGTTCGAGTGTTTTGTGAACTCCAGTGCTTATCAAGAGCGCTTTAATAAACCGCCCGTGATATGCATCAGTGTCTCAGGCAGCAAAACCTATCATCGCACAGAGAATTACCATCCCGTGCTGGGGGTTGAATACCGGCAGGATGAGAGTTCCCTGACCGATGAGTATTTTAAAAAGATGGGGTTGAAGGTTCGCTATTTCATGCCAAAAGGCAGCGTCGCACCTCTGGCGTTTTATTTTTTTGGCGACCTGCTCAATGATTACACCAACCTTGAACTTATCGGCACCATCAGCACGATGGATACCTTTCAAAAGATCTATCGCCCTGAAATTTATAATGCCAACTCTGCGGCAGAAAAATCCTACCAGCCAAGCCTGGCGCATCAGGATTATTCACTGACGCGAATTGTTTATGATCGAGAAGAACGCAGCCGATTGGGTATTGAGCAGGGAAGGTTTGTTGAAGAGCACTTTATCAAACCCTATCAGGCACTTCTTGAGCAGTGGTTCGCCACCGACGCTCGTTGA
- a CDS encoding methionine synthase — MKRLLPTSTAGSLPKPSWLAQPETLWSPWKLQGQELIDGKQDALRLSLHEQQRAGIDIVSDGEQSRQHFVTTFIEHLDGVDFEKRETVRIRDRYEASVPMVVGAVARQKSVFVDDARFLRQQTEKPIKWALPGPMTMIDTLYDNHYKSREKLAWEFAAILNQEARELEAAGVDIIQFDEPAFNVFFDEVNDWGIATLERAIEGLKCETAVHICYGYGIKANTDWKKTLGSEWRQYEEIFPRLQKSGIDLVSLECHNSHVPMDLIELIRGKKVMVGAIDVATHTVETPEDVANTLRKALQFVDADKLYPCTNCGMTPLSRDVARGKLSALSAGAEIVRRELSI; from the coding sequence ATGAAAAGGTTGTTACCCACATCAACGGCTGGCAGCTTGCCCAAACCTTCCTGGCTTGCTCAGCCGGAAACGCTCTGGTCGCCGTGGAAACTGCAGGGGCAGGAATTGATTGATGGCAAGCAGGATGCGCTACGTTTGTCACTGCATGAACAGCAACGTGCCGGTATCGATATTGTCAGTGATGGTGAGCAATCACGTCAGCACTTTGTCACGACATTTATCGAGCATCTCGACGGCGTCGATTTCGAAAAGCGTGAGACGGTCAGGATTCGTGACCGCTATGAAGCAAGCGTGCCCATGGTCGTTGGCGCTGTAGCGCGTCAAAAGTCCGTGTTTGTTGATGATGCCAGGTTTTTGCGGCAACAAACGGAAAAGCCCATCAAGTGGGCCTTGCCAGGACCCATGACCATGATCGATACGCTTTATGACAACCATTATAAAAGCCGTGAAAAGCTGGCCTGGGAGTTTGCTGCGATTCTCAATCAGGAGGCTCGAGAGCTGGAGGCTGCCGGCGTCGATATTATCCAGTTCGATGAGCCCGCATTTAATGTTTTTTTTGATGAAGTGAACGATTGGGGGATTGCCACTCTGGAAAGGGCAATCGAAGGACTCAAGTGCGAGACCGCCGTACATATTTGTTATGGGTATGGCATCAAGGCCAATACGGACTGGAAAAAGACGCTGGGCTCCGAGTGGCGTCAATATGAGGAGATTTTCCCCAGGCTGCAAAAGTCCGGCATCGATCTTGTTTCGCTGGAATGTCATAACTCTCATGTCCCGATGGATCTCATTGAGCTCATTCGAGGTAAAAAGGTGATGGTGGGTGCGATCGATGTGGCAACCCATACTGTCGAGACACCGGAAGACGTTGCCAACACCCTGCGAAAGGCACTGCAGTTTGTGGATGCTGACAAGCTTTATCCCTGCACCAATTGCGGCATGACGCCCTTGTCGCGTGATGTGGCAAGAGGAAAGCTGAGTGCCTTGAGTGCCGGCGCAGAAATTGTTCGAAGAGAGCTCTCTATTTGA
- a CDS encoding LysR family transcriptional regulator yields MSAELKIQQIRYVLAIIETGGFHAAARQLHRTQPALSMAIRDLEHRLGQALFEKNSHATLTSFGHYCLPRFRELLVQHDRLSQDLAMQVSRQAGQVEIATVPSVASRLMPNILAGFTTAWPGLGVSLYDGNADFVREMVLTGGADLALTSLWQHDERLVFEPLIRDRVGVVCRHDHALAARDDLHWHELKGQTLIRNGTSLLLKDTEAASLLKDSSYFIPNMISLTAMLESGIGITTLPQLAFSESHSALRFIPLHYPVVERVIGLLKPANRTMSPAAEAMEAFILNHLSNGVPVKD; encoded by the coding sequence ATGAGCGCCGAGTTAAAAATTCAACAAATTCGTTATGTGCTCGCGATCATTGAAACCGGCGGTTTTCATGCGGCGGCTCGTCAACTCCATCGAACCCAGCCGGCACTATCAATGGCGATACGCGATCTGGAGCACCGCTTGGGGCAGGCACTTTTTGAAAAAAACAGTCATGCGACGCTAACGTCCTTTGGGCACTACTGTTTGCCACGCTTTCGAGAACTGCTGGTGCAGCACGACCGGCTGAGCCAGGATCTGGCCATGCAGGTCAGCCGCCAAGCCGGGCAGGTAGAAATTGCCACCGTGCCTTCGGTAGCCAGCCGACTGATGCCCAATATCCTGGCCGGTTTCACTACTGCGTGGCCGGGGCTGGGGGTCAGCCTCTACGATGGTAACGCTGATTTTGTGCGTGAAATGGTCCTGACAGGAGGTGCTGATCTAGCGCTGACCAGTCTCTGGCAGCACGATGAGCGCCTTGTCTTTGAACCGTTGATTCGGGATCGGGTGGGGGTGGTCTGTCGGCACGATCATGCGCTGGCCGCCCGTGATGATCTACATTGGCATGAACTGAAGGGGCAGACGCTGATACGCAATGGCACATCGCTACTTTTGAAGGATACCGAGGCGGCTTCTTTGTTGAAGGACAGCAGCTATTTCATTCCCAACATGATTTCACTAACTGCGATGCTGGAGTCCGGCATCGGTATTACCACTCTGCCTCAACTGGCCTTTTCGGAAAGTCACTCGGCCCTGCGCTTCATCCCGCTGCATTATCCTGTCGTGGAACGTGTGATTGGATTGCTAAAGCCGGCCAATCGCACCATGTCACCGGCTGCAGAAGCCATGGAAGCGTTTATACTCAATCATTTATCCAATGGCGTGCCAGTGAAAGACTAA
- a CDS encoding aldehyde dehydrogenase family protein, whose protein sequence is MTKLRELYINGDWVEGGQSVTNVNPSDTADVIGEYAQASVDQVHQAIKAAHNGLAEWRQSGLEERYRILMAIGDELIARKDELGRLLSREEGKPLAEGAGEIYRSGQFFHYYAAEVLRQIDERVDSTRPGIEVETYREPVGVVGVISPWNFPMATAVWKIAPALAFGNAVIFKPANLVPASAWALTEIISRQPLPAGTFNLIMGSGSSIGDALISSEQINAVSFTGSLEVGRRVAAATAGNLVKCQLEMGSKNALIVADDADLDLAVEAAFAGAYSGTGQKCTASSRLIVTDAVHDAFVDKLLKRLASAVVGGALDEGVQIGPVVDQRQLESNLEWIERGKQEGARLIFGGKRIQDRSEGYFMSPALFVDTRNDMSINREEMFGPIACVIRVRDYEEAITTLNDTHFGLTAGIITNSLKIASDFKKRAETGCVMVNLATAGTDYHVPFGGRKHSSFGPREQGRYAREFYTVVKTCYVKP, encoded by the coding sequence ATGACCAAGCTACGTGAACTTTACATCAATGGTGATTGGGTTGAAGGAGGTCAATCTGTCACCAATGTCAATCCTTCCGATACCGCCGATGTCATTGGCGAATATGCTCAGGCCAGCGTCGATCAGGTCCATCAGGCCATCAAGGCTGCTCACAACGGTCTGGCCGAGTGGCGTCAGAGCGGGCTGGAAGAGCGCTATCGTATTTTGATGGCGATCGGCGACGAGTTGATCGCGCGTAAGGATGAACTGGGTCGGCTGTTGTCTCGAGAAGAGGGAAAGCCTCTCGCGGAAGGTGCTGGTGAGATCTATCGCTCCGGTCAGTTCTTTCATTACTACGCCGCTGAGGTGTTGCGTCAGATCGATGAGCGAGTGGACTCTACTCGACCCGGTATCGAGGTAGAAACCTATCGCGAGCCTGTCGGCGTGGTAGGCGTAATCAGCCCCTGGAATTTCCCGATGGCCACTGCGGTTTGGAAGATTGCACCGGCGCTGGCGTTCGGTAACGCGGTCATCTTCAAGCCGGCCAACCTGGTACCGGCCAGCGCCTGGGCACTGACCGAGATCATCAGTCGTCAGCCGCTGCCGGCGGGTACCTTCAACCTGATCATGGGTTCGGGTAGCAGCATCGGCGATGCACTGATCTCAAGCGAGCAGATCAACGCCGTAAGCTTCACCGGTTCTCTGGAGGTAGGCCGTCGGGTAGCCGCGGCCACAGCAGGCAATCTGGTCAAGTGCCAGCTCGAGATGGGTTCCAAAAATGCACTCATCGTGGCTGATGATGCCGATCTGGATCTGGCTGTTGAAGCCGCCTTTGCCGGCGCCTACTCAGGCACCGGTCAGAAGTGTACAGCTTCCTCACGACTGATCGTGACGGATGCCGTGCATGACGCCTTCGTGGACAAACTGCTGAAAAGGCTTGCGTCCGCTGTCGTAGGCGGCGCGCTCGACGAAGGTGTTCAGATTGGGCCGGTGGTGGATCAGCGCCAGCTCGAATCCAATCTTGAATGGATCGAGCGCGGAAAACAGGAGGGTGCGCGTCTGATCTTTGGCGGCAAGCGTATTCAGGACAGGTCCGAAGGCTATTTTATGTCGCCGGCGCTGTTTGTCGACACTCGCAACGACATGTCGATCAATCGGGAAGAGATGTTCGGACCGATCGCCTGCGTTATTCGAGTGCGCGATTACGAAGAAGCCATTACCACGCTCAACGACACTCACTTTGGGCTGACGGCCGGCATCATTACCAATTCCTTGAAGATTGCCAGCGACTTCAAAAAACGGGCCGAGACCGGTTGTGTGATGGTCAACCTGGCTACCGCCGGCACCGATTATCATGTGCCCTTCGGCGGCCGCAAGCATTCAAGCTTTGGCCCGCGAGAACAAGGCCGCTATGCGCGCGAATTCTACACCGTTGTCAAAACCTGCTATGTCAAGCCCTGA